The following are encoded together in the Nocardioides thalensis genome:
- a CDS encoding aminoglycoside phosphotransferase family protein: MIPPARLANDDELVVDRARTAADVRRIRREVEGRLWAASHGIPTAEIVAKDDDDRWLVSRRVLDEPGEPAAYVCAAFEMSARIQALPHPRFLTAATTWRAPRLGLPLRLSRMARAGIDPRDVVAARRAFEELPATATVHNDYHRQNVLNTASVGHVTVIDWEYATIGPRHQDAVRLIVDIADHGAAHEAWRTLVDLALAADRPALATILRWMTIRTYCSEVAVSRRVLDPAKCAHRRERWLQARLWADELARPAGESR; encoded by the coding sequence ATGATCCCACCGGCACGGCTCGCGAACGACGACGAGCTCGTCGTCGACCGGGCGAGGACCGCCGCGGACGTCCGGCGCATCCGCAGGGAGGTCGAGGGACGTCTCTGGGCGGCGAGCCACGGCATCCCGACCGCGGAGATCGTGGCGAAGGACGACGACGACCGGTGGCTGGTCAGTCGCCGCGTCCTGGACGAGCCAGGTGAGCCGGCGGCCTACGTCTGCGCCGCGTTCGAGATGTCGGCGAGGATCCAAGCACTGCCGCACCCGCGGTTCCTGACCGCTGCCACCACGTGGCGGGCGCCGCGCCTCGGACTGCCGCTGCGCCTCAGCCGGATGGCCCGCGCGGGCATCGACCCGCGGGACGTCGTCGCCGCTCGGAGGGCGTTCGAAGAGCTGCCGGCAACCGCGACGGTGCACAACGACTATCACCGCCAGAACGTCCTCAACACCGCGTCGGTCGGCCACGTCACGGTCATCGACTGGGAGTACGCGACGATCGGCCCACGGCACCAGGACGCCGTCCGGCTCATCGTGGACATCGCTGACCACGGCGCGGCTCACGAAGCCTGGCGCACGCTCGTCGACCTCGCCCTGGCGGCGGATCGCCCCGCACTGGCCACGATCCTCCGCTGGATGACGATCCGCACCTACTGCAGCGAGGTCGCCGTCTCGCGACGGGTGCTCGACCCGGCCAAGTGCGCCCATCGTCGCGAGCGGTGGCTCCAGGCGCGCCTCTGGGCCGACGAGCTCGCCCGCCCCGCGGGGGAGTCCCGGTGA
- a CDS encoding GNAT family N-acetyltransferase, with protein sequence MTGPLRSQVAVGRDAVALLDTLADFIDRRSTAFCTTHPWLAAAARHLTAEPVVVVIRDDEDPVGVAALSVTQRRGARRVEMLGGDQNDYAQFYCADDDVAPVLAGAIASWLDARGRWSLRLEQLAAEDPVLVALCELLPDATVAAGPPMPQIRGLGTDYRISKNRRGQVRQATNRITADGHTWERVVVDDRDSLERWLPAVIALRRRRDHAAGRRSHLDDDARLSFYEAVVRDFVTRGRAVIYLLTVDGAVAGYHLTMLDGDTYRMLDGRVADELQRYRGGMVTSMMAMTAASNAAEVTTYDWLRGRTESKFGNHEQHRVVLQAASHRLVTTVDQWEATARRRVKSALPAAAVRRLVAR encoded by the coding sequence GTGACGGGCCCGCTCCGGAGCCAGGTCGCGGTGGGTCGGGACGCGGTCGCCCTCCTCGACACCCTGGCCGACTTCATCGATCGGCGCAGCACCGCCTTCTGCACGACCCACCCCTGGCTGGCCGCAGCCGCCCGCCACCTCACGGCGGAGCCGGTCGTCGTCGTGATCCGGGACGACGAGGACCCGGTCGGCGTGGCGGCGCTGTCCGTCACCCAGCGGCGCGGCGCACGACGAGTCGAGATGCTCGGCGGCGACCAGAACGACTACGCGCAGTTCTACTGCGCCGACGACGACGTCGCTCCGGTCCTCGCCGGCGCGATCGCGAGCTGGCTCGACGCCCGCGGACGATGGTCGCTGCGACTCGAGCAGCTCGCGGCCGAAGACCCGGTGCTGGTCGCGCTGTGCGAGCTCCTGCCCGACGCGACCGTTGCCGCCGGCCCTCCGATGCCGCAGATCCGCGGGCTCGGCACCGACTACCGGATCAGCAAGAACCGGCGCGGCCAGGTGCGGCAGGCCACGAACCGCATCACCGCGGACGGACACACGTGGGAGCGCGTCGTGGTGGACGACCGGGACTCGCTCGAGCGATGGCTGCCCGCGGTGATCGCTCTCCGCCGGCGCCGCGACCACGCGGCCGGTCGCCGCAGCCACCTCGACGACGACGCTCGCCTCTCCTTCTACGAAGCGGTCGTCCGCGACTTCGTGACGCGCGGCCGCGCGGTCATCTACCTGTTGACCGTCGACGGCGCGGTCGCGGGCTATCACCTCACCATGCTCGACGGCGACACCTACCGGATGCTCGACGGACGGGTGGCCGACGAGCTCCAGCGCTACCGCGGGGGGATGGTGACCAGCATGATGGCGATGACCGCGGCGTCGAACGCCGCGGAGGTCACCACCTACGACTGGCTCCGGGGGAGGACCGAGTCCAAGTTCGGCAACCACGAGCAGCATCGGGTCGTGCTCCAGGCCGCCTCCCACCGCCTGGTCACGACCGTGGACCAGTGGGAGGCCACTGCCCGTCGGCGGGTGAAGTCGGCCCTGCCGGCGGCCGCCGTACGCAGACTCGTCGCGCGATGA